Part of the Brassica oleracea var. oleracea cultivar TO1000 chromosome C8, BOL, whole genome shotgun sequence genome is shown below.
TAAGGAGGAGGTGGTCGTTGCAGCTGCTGAAGAAATGGCGGTGCCGACCAACGCACTAGTTGTGCCGGTGGGAGCTGCATTGGCTATAGCGCTTGCTAGCTGCGCATTTGGGGCGCTGGCCTGCTACTGGAGGACACAGCAGAAGAACCGGAAACATCACCACAATCCGCATTATCTAAGGAGATATAGTAGTAACTATTTGGTGATGAACACGTTCAGTAACAGTGAAAGCGAGAGGGAAAAGGAGAGATGAAGTAAATTTAAAGAAGGAAAAGCTCATATTTTGTAATCATTCAGGCAGAGGAATTAGCTGGAGATGATGTTGAGCTTTGTTTATGTTGTAACTTTTTTTTTACAGATTGTATAGATTATTCTCTCCAATTTTGGAATATACAGTAGTCCCTTTTATATCTATATATGTCAACTCAAAACAGAATTTCTCCTTCAACTCCTATTTGTGTATATGGGTCTTTTTGTGCCGGTTCCGGAATAAAATTTTAGATCCATTCGGCATTTATTCAATAACTTCAGCTCGGGTTCACATATTTTGCCCAGCCCTAATGAAAAATATGTTTTAGTTCTTGTTTCCAAATTCAGTTATTTTTTGGTATGTATACTATGGTTTACGGAAATTTCAGAAAACACTGAATTTGAAATCAGTTTAATCAGTTGACCATACAAAACATATTTCTAAAGTACAGTTTCAATCAGACTCTTATTCAGACACAACACACTACTACACAGCTAGTACAATCCAAAATCTTATTTTGGATCATTCCAAATTTAAATATGCTAAAAAGCTAGACGATAACGTTTGTTTCACAACATCACCACCACCACCACCGAACAAACCTTTCCCCAAAACCCAACCTTCGATCATATCCCTCGAGTTAACAGCCTTGTCTGTCGGAACAAGATGCCCTGCTCCCGAAACCGCCACCTGCGTCAAATTCCCCCACCTCTGAACATAACCCGCGAGATCACCTTCCCCGTCCTTCCACACCCTCCTCTCCGCCTTCAAAAACGCACCCAACCCCGACCACTTCATAGTCTTCACCCACTCCTCCGTCGAAACGACGCCGTCTCTAAGATCCAGCATACCTTGGTACAACAACACGTCGGTTCTCTCCAACGCGTACTCCACCATGAACTTCACGCTCTTCATCACGTCTCCACGTAAAGCGTCGTCCACCTCATCGCTGCATTCCTCAAAACGCACCGTTTCGCTCACTCCCAAAACCTTTTTCGCCTCTCTAAGGTTCATGAGATCCACCACGAGGTCCGTCCTGTACGGGATCATCCGCGCTTGGTTGTATAGCGTCGCGAGTCCCGTCATGTTGCGGAGCAGCGTCAGTAGCTCGGTTCTAGCTTCCGTTGCTTCGCGCCATTTCTGAGCCTTCGCGAGAGCTACGGATGTCTCTTGAGCTTTCTCCAGCGCCTCTCTCTGTTTCGCATTGACCAAACCGGAGTAGTAGGCGTTGACCGCGTGGGTCCGGATCTGGATCACCGGGTCGGTCAGCCCGTTTCCGATGGCAAGGCCCATTAGATTCACTTTCCCGTTGGGTTTTTCTTTAAGGATGTAGTAACCAATGGCCGGAACGTATTTTCCAGCGTAGCTCTCGCCGGTTATGTAAACCGGCCGGTTTTCAAAACCCGGGTTTTGCTCGATGAACTCCGCGAGGGCTGCGTAGAGTTGCTCTGCCACCTGTTTTTGATTTCTTGGTATGTCTTGTTTCGAAGCGGCGATGCTGAACCCGGTTCCGATGGGGCTATCCAAGAAAAGTAGACCGAAGAGGCGGTTCCAGGCGCCAGGGTTGGGTTCGAGATTGGTGGCGTTTGAAAGCACGCGCCAAGGGCCGAGCTCGTAGAAGTTGCCGATCATGGAAGAGCAGCCTGGCCCACCTTGGAGCCAAACGAGGAGGGGAGTGTCGTTGGGAAGAGGAGTGGTTGGCTTTTGGGCTTCGTAGAAGGCGTAGAACATGGAGGAGCCTGGGGCGGGTTTAACCGGAAGGTAACCGGATTTAGTAGGGAGAGCTTCATCGGGAAACAGTGGTGGCCGTAGAGATTCGACGGAGACGAGAAGGAGGAGAGTGGAGAGAAAAAAGAAGACTGTAGGGACGTGCTTCATTATCACCATTCGCCACTACCTCGTGGCTTTACGTAAAGATCGTTTTGTATCATTTGACTGCGTAACATACTTTTGTGTTTTGTCTCCTAACCAATGTAACGTGGCTAGCATTAGCAACACTACTTTTGGTTTTAAAGCTCTTACCAGTAAAAAAAAACACTACTTTTGGATTTATTAATCAAGTTGTGATTACCAACCTAATTGAATAAACATAAATAAATCATTACATAATTATAGTTTAGAGATGCTTTTATTCTTATACTGCAAAATGTATCAATACTATTAAAACAGGATCATAACCTATTAATAAATGTTGTGTTCAACTAATTATTTTATAACTGCATATAAATGATTATCTTAATAAATACTTCAATCAATATATATTTCATTACATTTCTTACTGCTTTTTAATACTATCATCGATCTTATTTCCACAAAAGGTGGAATCCACTTTTCTAGAAGTTATTATATATGGCAACAGTTATGATTTGAAATAAAGATAAAATATATACATTAAGAAGTTGTTTAAATATGTTACAGTTTAATGTTAATGGAAAGGTGAAGGTTAAC
Proteins encoded:
- the LOC106307575 gene encoding serine carboxypeptidase-like 50 — translated: MVIMKHVPTVFFFLSTLLLLVSVESLRPPLFPDEALPTKSGYLPVKPAPGSSMFYAFYEAQKPTTPLPNDTPLLVWLQGGPGCSSMIGNFYELGPWRVLSNATNLEPNPGAWNRLFGLLFLDSPIGTGFSIAASKQDIPRNQKQVAEQLYAALAEFIEQNPGFENRPVYITGESYAGKYVPAIGYYILKEKPNGKVNLMGLAIGNGLTDPVIQIRTHAVNAYYSGLVNAKQREALEKAQETSVALAKAQKWREATEARTELLTLLRNMTGLATLYNQARMIPYRTDLVVDLMNLREAKKVLGVSETVRFEECSDEVDDALRGDVMKSVKFMVEYALERTDVLLYQGMLDLRDGVVSTEEWVKTMKWSGLGAFLKAERRVWKDGEGDLAGYVQRWGNLTQVAVSGAGHLVPTDKAVNSRDMIEGWVLGKGLFGGGGGDVVKQTLSSSFLAYLNLE